In Nitrospinota bacterium, the following are encoded in one genomic region:
- the lptG gene encoding LPS export ABC transporter permease LptG, producing the protein MKIIKNYISREFLKMFFTILISFIGIYFIVEFFERIDDFVEHHANFYDSISYFVFKMPLIISQITPFAVLLATVLTFCIFSKNNEIIAMRLSGISLMEISSPLILLSILISILSFIGNEHIIPYTNQKYNFIFDVKIRKKQPKGIFRTDKIWYHGEENTIWNIQLFDGTKDVMRGVTLHKFNEENVLIERIDASLVKWRDGKWNFLNGNIVRFTQDGGFSSESYESKNMFFPEEPKDFKNIKKDPEEMSFNEIYSYVKELKKKGFDDTKYSVDMYGKLAAPLSSFIMVLFGIPFSLKSGRTGGIFKGIVATIIIGFSYWIISSIGITLGHSGALPPLIAAWTPNILFIAIGLYLLISVWH; encoded by the coding sequence TTGAAAATTATAAAAAACTATATAAGCAGAGAATTTTTGAAAATGTTCTTCACAATATTAATCTCGTTTATCGGTATATATTTTATTGTCGAATTTTTTGAAAGAATTGATGATTTTGTCGAACATCATGCTAACTTCTATGATTCTATAAGCTACTTTGTATTTAAAATGCCACTTATTATCTCTCAAATAACGCCCTTTGCAGTATTATTAGCCACTGTTTTGACCTTTTGTATTTTTTCTAAAAATAATGAGATCATTGCAATGAGGTTATCAGGTATCAGTCTTATGGAAATCTCATCCCCTCTCATCTTGCTTTCTATATTGATTAGTATTTTAAGCTTTATTGGTAATGAACATATCATCCCTTATACTAACCAAAAGTATAATTTTATATTCGATGTGAAAATAAGGAAAAAACAACCCAAAGGAATATTTAGAACGGATAAAATCTGGTATCACGGAGAGGAGAATACGATATGGAATATACAGCTTTTTGATGGAACAAAAGATGTGATGCGAGGAGTTACCCTCCATAAGTTTAACGAAGAAAATGTATTAATAGAAAGAATTGACGCTTCATTGGTAAAATGGAGAGACGGAAAATGGAATTTTCTAAATGGAAATATCGTAAGATTTACCCAAGATGGTGGATTCTCATCAGAAAGTTACGAATCCAAAAATATGTTTTTCCCTGAAGAGCCGAAAGATTTCAAAAACATAAAAAAAGACCCTGAAGAAATGAGTTTTAATGAAATCTATTCTTACGTTAAAGAATTAAAGAAAAAGGGATTTGATGACACCAAATATTCCGTTGATATGTATGGTAAACTTGCCGCACCTCTGAGCAGCTTCATAATGGTTCTATTCGGGATCCCCTTTTCCCTAAAGTCAGGTCGGACGGGAGGTATTTTTAAAGGTATTGTCGCTACAATAATAATTGGCTTTAGCTATTGGATCATCTCTTCTATTGGAATAACCTTAGGACACTCAGGGGCTCTTCCCCCTCTGATCGCCGCATGGACCCCCAACATTCTCTTTATTGCTATTGGGCTCTATCTATTGATAAGTGTCTGGCACTAA
- a CDS encoding glycosyltransferase family 9 protein — protein sequence MVINLDKDNIQRILVRGVNWVGDSVLAIPAVELIRKIFPKAHLGILVKEGLSPLWEVSPHIDEVIPYFKRTGIKALAEMGLIRKLSKGNWDMAILLPNSFHSALIVFLAGIPIRMGYNRDKRGFLLTEKIDFKEDTFKKHQVEYYLDLVKNL from the coding sequence ATGGTGATAAATTTAGATAAAGACAATATTCAAAGAATCCTGGTTAGGGGTGTCAATTGGGTGGGGGACAGTGTCCTAGCCATACCGGCGGTAGAATTAATCAGAAAGATCTTTCCAAAAGCTCACCTAGGGATACTGGTAAAAGAGGGGCTATCGCCGCTTTGGGAAGTAAGCCCTCATATTGACGAAGTCATTCCCTACTTTAAAAGAACAGGAATTAAGGCATTAGCCGAGATGGGATTAATAAGAAAGCTCTCCAAGGGGAATTGGGACATGGCAATCTTACTGCCTAATTCCTTTCATTCCGCCTTAATCGTTTTTCTTGCGGGCATCCCAATAAGAATGGGATATAACAGAGATAAAAGGGGATTTTTATTAACTGAAAAAATAGATTTCAAAGAGGATACTTTTAAGAAACATCAGGTTGAATATTATTTAGACCTTGTAAAAAACCTA
- the lptF gene encoding LPS export ABC transporter permease LptF — MKIINRYILKELFYTFLLSIFVFTIVLILNKVLQLTELVVNKGVPLVTILKLLLFLFPSLLIIIIPISILVASITTFSRLSTDNEIIILKTAGISLYRLLLPIIILSLFAYLFTNFLTFKALPWGTQSFKNLMFQIIQSKASLDIKERIFNDYFDGLVIYVNEAPMSNKLMKGVFISDSRKSENPQTIIAKEGVLLIDPVSMKVLLRLKDGSIHQLEKTKDSYQLIHFSTYDLSLDIYKTLSAKKDEPKTLKEMTISDIKKKIESLKKGTKEYNRALIEYYKKFSFPIACLILGFIGAPLGIVNRRSGRSGGFAISAIVVFFYYVMLTMGEGLGDEGKIHPLIAMWFPNLLLSIMGIYLVVKTGKESPFKISGFIINHIVFFIKRMKNIFLKYYQ, encoded by the coding sequence ATGAAAATTATTAATAGATATATATTAAAGGAGTTATTTTATACATTTTTATTATCAATATTTGTCTTTACGATTGTCCTGATATTAAATAAGGTTCTTCAATTAACTGAACTCGTAGTAAACAAAGGGGTACCTCTCGTAACAATCTTAAAGCTTCTTTTATTTCTATTCCCTTCTTTATTAATAATCATTATACCTATATCTATTTTGGTAGCGTCTATCACTACTTTCAGCCGTCTCTCAACAGATAACGAGATAATTATATTAAAGACCGCGGGAATAAGTTTATACAGGCTTCTCCTCCCCATCATTATATTATCTCTGTTTGCCTATCTTTTTACAAACTTTCTAACATTTAAAGCACTACCATGGGGAACACAATCCTTTAAGAATCTTATGTTTCAAATCATCCAGTCTAAAGCCAGCTTAGATATAAAGGAAAGAATCTTTAATGATTATTTTGACGGTCTTGTAATATATGTAAACGAGGCTCCTATGTCTAATAAACTAATGAAGGGTGTATTTATTTCCGATTCAAGAAAGAGTGAAAATCCTCAAACCATAATCGCAAAAGAAGGTGTATTGTTAATTGATCCCGTATCCATGAAGGTTCTATTAAGACTGAAAGATGGTTCTATTCATCAATTAGAGAAAACAAAAGATTCATATCAACTGATTCATTTCTCTACCTATGACCTTTCCCTCGATATTTATAAGACTTTGTCTGCTAAAAAAGATGAACCAAAGACACTAAAAGAAATGACAATTTCAGATATCAAGAAAAAGATAGAATCACTAAAAAAAGGAACCAAAGAATATAATCGTGCCTTAATCGAATACTATAAGAAATTTTCATTCCCTATTGCTTGTTTAATTTTAGGATTTATAGGTGCGCCCTTAGGTATTGTAAATAGACGTTCAGGAAGGTCAGGAGGGTTTGCTATAAGTGCTATCGTTGTATTTTTTTATTATGTGATGTTAACCATGGGCGAAGGGCTAGGGGACGAAGGAAAAATTCATCCTCTCATTGCTATGTGGTTTCCAAACTTATTATTGAGTATTATGGGCATCTATCTGGTAGTAAAAACAGGAAAAGAATCTCCCTTTAAGATATCTGGTTTTATCATTAACCATATCGTCTTTTTCATAAAAAGGATGAAAAATATATTTTTAAAGTATTATCAATAA
- a CDS encoding lysophospholipid acyltransferase family protein, with the protein MLNRLEYLFVRFFYITLNLLPFSVASRIGKGVGYLLFLLHKKRRDIAIENLKVAFGHEKDIKEIRNIAKKSFQNLGLILVEFFLSKKHGRQWCEKNIEFVGYNEAFRKYKKGKNCLLLTAHFGNWELMGIVTSLKGAPINVVARPIDNPLIDEMINDLRSYYGNKVISKHNALREVLKVLKNNEPVAILLDQNTSPLEGIFVDFFGKPACTTPSLAILALRTGLPVYPSFLIRKGPGFHKLVVGQSVELDISGDMKRDIEVNTAKFTKIIESYVRQYPENWLWMHRRWKTQKK; encoded by the coding sequence GTGCTAAACAGACTAGAATATCTTTTTGTAAGATTTTTTTATATAACCTTAAATCTCTTACCTTTTTCCGTTGCTTCCAGAATCGGTAAGGGAGTGGGCTATCTATTGTTTCTTTTACATAAGAAAAGACGTGATATAGCCATTGAAAATTTAAAGGTCGCTTTTGGGCATGAGAAAGATATTAAAGAAATAAGAAATATTGCAAAGAAGTCATTCCAAAATCTGGGATTAATCCTTGTTGAGTTTTTTCTATCTAAAAAACATGGCAGGCAGTGGTGTGAGAAGAATATAGAGTTTGTAGGTTACAATGAGGCTTTTAGAAAATATAAAAAGGGAAAGAACTGCCTTTTATTGACTGCACATTTTGGTAATTGGGAATTGATGGGCATTGTGACGTCTCTAAAAGGAGCCCCTATAAATGTTGTGGCTAGACCCATTGATAATCCCTTGATAGATGAAATGATCAATGATCTCAGAAGTTATTATGGAAACAAGGTGATTTCCAAACACAATGCTTTAAGGGAAGTTTTAAAGGTACTCAAGAATAATGAGCCGGTTGCAATACTTTTAGACCAGAATACCTCACCACTTGAGGGTATATTTGTAGATTTTTTTGGAAAACCTGCCTGTACAACCCCTTCTCTTGCTATCTTGGCTTTGAGGACTGGTTTACCTGTATACCCAAGTTTTTTAATTAGAAAGGGGCCAGGATTTCATAAGTTAGTTGTTGGTCAGAGCGTAGAGCTAGATATATCAGGTGATATGAAGAGAGATATTGAGGTAAATACGGCCAAGTTTACTAAGATAATCGAATCTTATGTCAGGCAGTATCCTGAGAATTGGTTATGGATGCACAGGCGATGGAAGACCCAGAAGAAGTAG